A section of the Gasterosteus aculeatus chromosome 10, fGasAcu3.hap1.1, whole genome shotgun sequence genome encodes:
- the tpd52 gene encoding tumor protein D52 isoform X1 — protein MEDAEKDFQQHPDSIPEVGEDAATSVGPSPAPPAMTQEEQQELQEKLVKVEDEILTLSQVLAAKEKQLADIKRKLGITPLNELKQNFTKTWQEVTTSTAYRRTSETLSQASLKATAAFSNVGSAITRKLEDVSTRSLQHSASMPAMRNAQTFKSFEEKVETLKTKMSPTPSTGDPGQEDSDDPTGDTLIPQPDGSATQETPTN, from the exons ATTTCCAGCAGCATCCGGACTCGATCCCAGAGGTGGGAGAAGATGCTGCGACGTCCGTGGGACCCTCCCCCGCACCACCCGCCATgacgcaggaggagcagcaggagcttcAAGAAAAGTTGGTCAAG gttgaGGACGAGATCCTGACTCTGTCACAGGTGCTGGCAGCCAAGGAGAAGCAGCTGGCGGACATCAAGAGGAAGCTGGGCATCACACCCCTCAACGAGCTGAAGCAGAACTTCACCAAAACCTGGCAGGAGGTCACCACCTCCACCGC CTACAGGAGGACGTCTGAAACATTGTCTCAGGCAAGTCTGAAGGCCACAGCAGCGTTCTCCAACGTGGGCTCGGCCATCACCCGGAAGCTGGAGGATGTCAG CACACGCTCATTGCAGCACTCAGCTAGCATGCCTGCCATGAG GAATGCTCAAACCTTCAAGTCATTTGAGGAGAAAGTGGAGACGTTGAAG accAAGATGAGTCCGACCCCGTCCACCGGTGACCCCGGACAGGAGGACAGCGACGACCCCACCGGCGACACTTTGATCCCTCAGCCCGACGGCTCGGCCACCCAGGAGACGCCGACCAACTGA
- the tpd52 gene encoding tumor protein D52 isoform X2, translating to MEDAEKDFQQHPDSIPEVGEDAATSVGPSPAPPAMTQEEQQELQEKLVKVEDEILTLSQVLAAKEKQLADIKRKLGITPLNELKQNFTKTWQEVTTSTAYRRTSETLSQASLKATAAFSNVGSAITRKLEDVRNAQTFKSFEEKVETLKTKMSPTPSTGDPGQEDSDDPTGDTLIPQPDGSATQETPTN from the exons ATTTCCAGCAGCATCCGGACTCGATCCCAGAGGTGGGAGAAGATGCTGCGACGTCCGTGGGACCCTCCCCCGCACCACCCGCCATgacgcaggaggagcagcaggagcttcAAGAAAAGTTGGTCAAG gttgaGGACGAGATCCTGACTCTGTCACAGGTGCTGGCAGCCAAGGAGAAGCAGCTGGCGGACATCAAGAGGAAGCTGGGCATCACACCCCTCAACGAGCTGAAGCAGAACTTCACCAAAACCTGGCAGGAGGTCACCACCTCCACCGC CTACAGGAGGACGTCTGAAACATTGTCTCAGGCAAGTCTGAAGGCCACAGCAGCGTTCTCCAACGTGGGCTCGGCCATCACCCGGAAGCTGGAGGATGTCAG GAATGCTCAAACCTTCAAGTCATTTGAGGAGAAAGTGGAGACGTTGAAG accAAGATGAGTCCGACCCCGTCCACCGGTGACCCCGGACAGGAGGACAGCGACGACCCCACCGGCGACACTTTGATCCCTCAGCCCGACGGCTCGGCCACCCAGGAGACGCCGACCAACTGA